GACATCAAATTACACAGCTGGAGATCATGTTCAAGCACTGTATGACCATGTAGGTGAGAATTTTATCCAAACAATTTTAATTAACGATGAAGAGGTACCTAAGGCAATTAGGGAAGCTTATATTAAAGAATCGGCAGAGCCTGTACAATTCGATGTAAAACGTCTAGAAAGTATGGGCCTTGAAGTGGTTAAGAAGGATATAGCGAATATCCATGATGGTGTTGTACGCCATGAAGCGAACCGAGTGGCTGCATGGCTAGTAGAGTATGCGATGAATGATCAACAAAACAAGCATAAATTGTCGAATTAGCGTACAATAAATAATTGATAGAGAGGGGGAATGGATATGTCATTTGCTTCGGAAACAAAAAAAGAACTTACTCAAGTTGAAGTAGAAGATGCAAGCTTAAAAGCAGAATTATCTGCCCTAATTCGAATGAATGGTTCTCTGTCATTTACTAATCGTCAATTGAGTCTTGATGTGCAAACGGAAAACGCAGCAATTGCTCGTAGAATGTACACCATTATGAAAAAATTATATAATTATCGAATCGAGCTTCTAGTGCGTAAGAAAATGCGACTTAAAAAAAATAATGTTTATATTTGTCGAGTACGTGAAGGTGCAAAAGAATTACTAGAAGAGCTACATATTCTCTCGGGTAATTTTCTTTTTAATCATACAATTTCAGCAGAGTTAATCCAAACAGTTGAAAATAAAAAAGCTTACTTACGAGGTGCTTTTTTAGCAGGAGGCTCTGTCAATAACCCGGAGACATCTTCTTATCATTTAGAAGTATATTCTTTATATAAGGAACACGGGGAAGCGTTGATGGATTTAATGAATTATTTTGAACTCAATGCAAAAACGATTGAACGGAAAAAAGGCTTCGTTACGTATTTAAAAGAAGCAGAGAAGATCTCAGATTTTCTAAGTCTTGTAGGTGCACACCAAGCCATGCTAAAATTTGAAGATGTAAGGATTGTACGTGATATGCGTAATAG
This window of the Rummeliibacillus pycnus genome carries:
- the whiA gene encoding DNA-binding protein WhiA, with amino-acid sequence MSFASETKKELTQVEVEDASLKAELSALIRMNGSLSFTNRQLSLDVQTENAAIARRMYTIMKKLYNYRIELLVRKKMRLKKNNVYICRVREGAKELLEELHILSGNFLFNHTISAELIQTVENKKAYLRGAFLAGGSVNNPETSSYHLEVYSLYKEHGEALMDLMNYFELNAKTIERKKGFVTYLKEAEKISDFLSLVGAHQAMLKFEDVRIVRDMRNSVNRLVNCETANLNKTIGAAIRQVENIRYIDNAIGIEQLPEKLREIARLRVEYQEVTLKELGEMVSTGIVSKSGVNHRLRKIDEIADALRRGEKLKI